A stretch of Pempheris klunzingeri isolate RE-2024b chromosome 19, fPemKlu1.hap1, whole genome shotgun sequence DNA encodes these proteins:
- the tmem267 gene encoding transmembrane protein 267, which yields MQGFYSKLDSSPSSSPLLGVGLGREGAPVPLSLAVETEKAQALLQTFSSASLLASAGLGAFCVVADHTLQLSVIQHHLWLRAALDNATHGLVGLWSWAVVIGLRKKSDLYEVLLAGLLASIIDLDHFYMAGSLSLKAAVSLPQRPPLHCSSLIPILCLSLRFLMWIGRLKDAWCSLPWMLFISMATHHVRDAVRHGLWVCPLGNTAPIPYWLYVSTTATLPHLCSVLMYLTGTRDVISTKHGVAIDV from the exons ATGCAAGGATTCTACTCCAAGCTTgactcctccccctcctcgtCCCCGTTGTTGGGGGTGGGCCTCGGGCGAGAGGGTGCCCCCGTACCCCTCAGCCTGGctgtggagacagagaaagcCCAGGCCCTCCTACAGACATTCAGCTCCGCCTCTCTGCTGGCGTCTGCAGGACTGGGTGCGTTCTGTGTGGTGGCGGACCACACCCTCCAGCTGTCGGTCATCCAGCACCACCTGTGGCTGCGCGCTGCCTTGGACAACGCCACGCATGGATTGGTGGGGCTGTGGTCATGGGCGGTTGTTATTGGACTGAGGAAAAAGAGTGATCTGTATGAGGTGCTGCTGGCTGGTCTCCTGGCGTCAATCATAGACCTGGACCACTTCTATATGGCCGGATCTCTGTCACTCAAG GCTGCCGTTTCCCTCCCTCAGCGTCCTCCCCTACACTGCTCCTCCCTCATCCccatcctctgtctctccctccgcTTCCTCATGTGGATCGGACGCCTCAAAGACGCTTGGTGCTCCCTGCCGTGGATGCTTTTCATCTCCATGGCGACCCACCATGTCCGGGATGCCGTGCGCCACGGCCTGTGGGTGTGCCCGCTGGGCAACACGGCACCGATCCCCTACTGGCTGTACGTCAGCACCACGGCGACACTTCCTCACTTGTGTTCGGTGCTCATGTATCTGACAGGAACCAGGGATGTGATCTCCACCAAACATGGCGTGGCCATCGATGTTTAG